The following are from one region of the Arcobacter defluvii genome:
- a CDS encoding tetratricopeptide repeat protein produces the protein MIKGIIKVILVIFIVFSFSACEDKSSNSQAEKKEEQVKFTPKLKMPEWDKDGGKKIWDEYKNWHDAKNDPIPAMKIGYAYSEKLHDYEKALEWYKYADSMIPLGENSYFACYALQQLKKYDEAISWCQKAIDLKWNEALYQLGTVYYKKNDFDNALKWFTKAYEKGEKIAVTSIGLSNTKLGNILEAEKWYKKGVEESNVDSYHNIGRFYFHTMKDNLKASAYSIALIDTKYTKKSVLRVLQDEWKIPNDIIQKGYELQLSSDEFPIKFKGDLGL, from the coding sequence ATGATAAAAGGCATAATAAAAGTAATTTTAGTAATATTTATAGTATTTAGTTTTAGTGCTTGTGAGGACAAATCTTCAAACAGTCAAGCAGAGAAAAAAGAAGAACAAGTAAAGTTTACCCCTAAACTAAAAATGCCTGAGTGGGATAAAGACGGAGGAAAGAAAATCTGGGATGAGTATAAAAATTGGCACGACGCAAAAAATGACCCAATCCCAGCGATGAAAATAGGATATGCCTATTCAGAAAAGTTACATGATTATGAAAAAGCTTTAGAATGGTACAAATATGCTGATTCAATGATTCCTTTAGGTGAAAACTCTTATTTTGCTTGTTATGCTTTACAACAACTAAAAAAATATGATGAAGCTATATCTTGGTGTCAAAAAGCTATTGATTTAAAATGGAATGAAGCTTTATATCAATTAGGAACTGTTTATTATAAAAAAAATGATTTTGATAATGCTTTAAAATGGTTTACTAAAGCATATGAAAAAGGAGAAAAAATTGCAGTAACTAGTATTGGACTTAGCAATACAAAACTTGGTAATATTCTAGAAGCTGAAAAATGGTACAAAAAAGGAGTTGAAGAAAGTAATGTAGACTCTTATCATAATATTGGAAGATTCTATTTCCATACAATGAAAGATAATCTAAAAGCGAGTGCTTATTCTATTGCATTAATAGATACAAAATATACTAAAAAATCTGTTTTAAGAGTTTTACAAGATGAATGGAAAATCCCAAATGATATTATTCAGAAAGGTTATGAACTTCAACTATCATCAGATGAATTTCCTATTAAATTCAAAGGTGATTTAGGATTATGA
- a CDS encoding tetratricopeptide repeat protein: MIKGIIKVILLLLLTLTFSACEEKSSQESKTQEIVYIATLSMPEWDKIAKSKLDGYTANWHDAKHDPIPATQIGYAYANKLQDYEKALEWFEYSNSMKPTADNSAYACYVLQEMKQYDKAIKWCNDSIIQESNKEALFMLGTVYYDVEQYNKAIEYYKLSANKGFTDALTNIGYIYEEKLKDYKEAEQWYLKAVKEKSYKGFHGLSYLYYSKLNDNVKSSAYAIALIGTKYSQRSVLKILQKERKIPNDIIQKGYELQLSSDEFPIKFKGDLGL; encoded by the coding sequence ATGATAAAAGGCATAATAAAAGTAATTTTATTACTATTACTAACTCTTACCTTTAGTGCTTGCGAAGAAAAATCTTCACAAGAAAGCAAAACCCAAGAAATAGTCTATATAGCAACTTTGTCTATGCCAGAATGGGATAAAATAGCAAAGAGTAAACTTGATGGTTACACTGCAAATTGGCACGACGCAAAACATGACCCAATCCCAGCAACCCAAATAGGTTATGCTTATGCAAATAAATTACAAGATTATGAAAAAGCTTTAGAGTGGTTTGAATACTCAAACTCAATGAAACCAACAGCAGATAATTCTGCTTATGCGTGTTATGTGCTTCAAGAAATGAAACAATATGATAAAGCTATCAAATGGTGTAATGACTCAATCATTCAAGAAAGCAATAAAGAAGCATTGTTTATGCTTGGGACTGTATATTATGATGTTGAACAATATAATAAAGCAATAGAATATTATAAATTATCTGCAAATAAAGGTTTTACAGATGCTTTAACAAATATAGGATATATCTATGAAGAAAAATTAAAAGATTATAAAGAAGCTGAACAATGGTACTTAAAAGCAGTAAAAGAAAAAAGCTATAAAGGATTTCATGGATTATCTTATCTATATTATTCAAAATTAAATGATAATGTAAAATCAAGTGCATATGCTATAGCTTTAATAGGAACAAAATATTCTCAACGTTCAGTTTTAAAGATACTTCAAAAAGAAAGAAAAATCCCAAATGATATTATTCAGAAAGGATATGAACTTCAACTATCATCAGATGAATTTCCTATTAAATTCAAAGGTGATTTAGGATTATGA
- a CDS encoding tetratricopeptide repeat protein: MIKGIIKVILLLLLTLTFSACEEKFSQNTQVNKEEKKEQVIYTPRLPIPEWDKIAKQNINNYWSNWHDAKHDPIPATQIGYAYANKLQDYEKALQWFEYSNSMKPTADNSAYACSALQQLKQYEKALTWCNNAISLGSTQVFIVLASIYNEQENYQETEKWLLKAFDSKNKDAPISLGYLYANNLKDYVKAEQYYKEAIKIRDLEAFHNLSRLYHHNLHDDIKASAYAIALIGNKYSYQSVMNLLKKDWQIPNDIIQKGYELQLSSDEFPIKYKENLNLE, from the coding sequence ATGATAAAAGGCATAATAAAAGTAATTTTATTACTATTACTAACTCTTACCTTTAGTGCTTGCGAAGAAAAATTTTCACAGAATACTCAAGTAAATAAAGAAGAAAAAAAAGAACAAGTAATATATACTCCAAGATTGCCTATTCCAGAGTGGGATAAGATAGCCAAACAAAATATCAACAACTATTGGAGTAATTGGCACGACGCCAAACACGACCCAATCCCAGCAACCCAAATAGGTTATGCTTATGCAAATAAACTACAAGATTATGAAAAAGCTTTACAGTGGTTTGAATACTCAAACTCTATGAAACCAACAGCAGATAATTCTGCTTATGCGTGTAGTGCTTTACAACAATTAAAGCAATATGAAAAAGCATTAACATGGTGTAATAATGCCATAAGTCTAGGTAGTACACAAGTATTTATAGTTTTAGCTTCAATCTATAATGAACAAGAAAATTATCAAGAAACAGAAAAATGGCTTTTAAAGGCTTTTGATTCAAAAAATAAAGATGCACCAATATCATTAGGGTATTTGTATGCAAACAATTTAAAAGATTATGTAAAAGCAGAACAATATTATAAAGAAGCTATAAAAATAAGAGATTTAGAAGCATTTCATAATCTTTCAAGGCTGTATCATCATAATTTACATGATGATATCAAAGCTTCTGCTTATGCTATAGCTTTAATAGGAAATAAATATAGTTATCAATCGGTTATGAATTTATTAAAAAAAGATTGGCAAATCCCAAATGATATTATTCAGAAAGGTTATGAACTTCAACTATCATCAGATGAATTTCCTATTAAATATAAAGAAAATCTAAATCTAGAGTAA
- a CDS encoding pyridoxamine 5'-phosphate oxidase family protein: MRHRTKTHLLTKEQIDDLFKRAEVGRLGTFSSNGFPYVLPMHFVYVDNKIYMHGLPKGKKIDNIKFNSNVCFEVDEMLSLLYEGVENPCDVNTEFNSIIVEGKASLVSDFDEKKMALSSIVAKFTPHLVDKELPSKMINGTAVIKIDILECVGRYYK; this comes from the coding sequence ATGAGACATAGAACAAAAACACATCTTTTGACAAAAGAACAAATAGATGATTTATTTAAAAGAGCAGAAGTTGGAAGATTAGGTACTTTTTCTTCAAATGGTTTTCCATATGTTTTGCCTATGCATTTTGTTTATGTTGATAATAAAATATATATGCATGGATTACCAAAAGGAAAAAAAATAGATAATATTAAATTCAATTCAAATGTATGTTTTGAGGTAGATGAAATGCTTTCTCTTCTTTATGAAGGAGTTGAAAATCCTTGCGATGTAAATACAGAATTTAATAGTATTATTGTAGAAGGAAAAGCCTCTTTAGTCAGTGATTTTGATGAAAAAAAGATGGCTTTATCTTCTATTGTTGCAAAATTCACACCTCACTTAGTAGATAAAGAGTTACCTTCTAAAATGATAAATGGAACAGCTGTTATAAAAATAGATATTTTAGAGTGTGTAGGGAGATATTATAAATAA
- a CDS encoding serine hydroxymethyltransferase — protein sequence MNSLKNFDNEIYNLATQELNRQNEYLEMIASENFTIPAVMETLGTVFTNKYAEGYPNKRYYSGCEYVDRVEELAISRVCELFSCKYANVQPHSGSQANAAVYMALLNHGDTILGMDLSCGGHLTHGSKVNFSGKNYQSFFYGLDENGYIDYEKVLEIAKVIKPKMIVCGASAYAREIDFKRFREIADIVGAYFLADVAHIAGLIVAGEHMNPFPYAHVVTTTTHKTLAGPRGGVILSNDEELMSKINSAIFPGTQGGPLMNTIAAKAVGFKYNLSKEWKEYAKQVKANAKIIADVLIKRGYELISNGTDNHLVLVSLLNKDFSGKDAQFALHDAGISINKNSVPNEKRSPFITSGIRIGSPALTTRGMKEKEFEFIANKICDVLDDIENKEKHLQIKKDLEFLSKQFPIYI from the coding sequence ATGAATAGTTTAAAAAATTTTGATAACGAAATTTATAATTTAGCCACGCAAGAGCTAAATAGGCAAAATGAATATTTAGAGATGATTGCTAGTGAAAATTTTACAATACCAGCTGTTATGGAAACATTAGGTACGGTTTTTACAAATAAATATGCAGAAGGTTACCCAAATAAGAGATATTATAGTGGTTGTGAATATGTTGATAGAGTTGAAGAATTGGCTATAAGTCGAGTTTGTGAGTTATTTTCATGTAAATATGCAAATGTTCAGCCACATTCAGGAAGTCAAGCAAATGCAGCTGTTTATATGGCATTGTTAAATCATGGAGATACTATTTTAGGAATGGATTTATCTTGCGGTGGACATCTAACTCATGGTTCAAAAGTGAATTTTTCAGGGAAAAACTATCAAAGTTTTTTTTATGGTTTAGATGAAAATGGATATATTGATTATGAAAAAGTTTTAGAAATTGCAAAAGTAATCAAACCAAAAATGATAGTTTGTGGAGCTTCTGCATATGCAAGAGAGATAGATTTTAAAAGATTTAGAGAAATTGCAGATATTGTTGGGGCTTATTTCTTAGCTGATGTTGCTCATATAGCTGGACTTATTGTGGCTGGTGAACATATGAATCCATTTCCTTATGCTCATGTGGTTACTACTACAACGCATAAAACTTTAGCAGGACCAAGAGGAGGAGTTATTTTAAGTAATGATGAAGAGTTAATGTCAAAAATCAATAGTGCAATTTTCCCTGGAACGCAAGGTGGTCCTTTGATGAATACTATTGCAGCAAAAGCAGTTGGATTTAAATATAACTTATCAAAAGAGTGGAAAGAGTATGCGAAACAAGTAAAAGCAAATGCAAAAATAATTGCTGATGTATTGATAAAAAGAGGATATGAATTAATCTCAAATGGAACAGATAATCATCTAGTTTTAGTCTCTTTACTAAATAAAGATTTTAGTGGAAAAGATGCTCAGTTTGCTTTACATGATGCAGGAATTTCTATAAATAAAAATAGCGTTCCAAATGAAAAAAGAAGTCCTTTTATAACTTCAGGTATTAGAATAGGAAGTCCAGCTCTTACAACAAGAGGTATGAAAGAAAAAGAGTTTGAATTTATAGCAAATAAAATTTGTGATGTTTTAGATGATATAGAAAATAAAGAAAAACACCTACAAATAAAAAAAGATTTAGAATTTTTATCTAAACAATTTCCTATTTATATTTAA
- a CDS encoding aspartate aminotransferase family protein translates to MKEDEYLLPLYKRLDVSFVKGKKSILYDEEGKDYVDFTSGIGVNSLGYANKEVVKTIKEQAKNILHTSNIYRIKSQEKCAKKIVELSNLDMQCFFCNSGAESNESAIKLARKYGNTEFAKAKYKIITIKNSFHGRTIATLKATAQEDKHKFFGPYPEGFVYAKDINEAITLIDESTVAVMLELIQGEGGIFMQDVHKIKELETILKSKKLLLIIDEVQTGVYRSGNFLISQYFGIKPDIITLAKGLSTGIPIGVMMTSLKNIFKAGDHGSTFGGNHMSTTVCTKVLNILEEYSNSGKLEVNIKYFNNYLHYFVDKYPSLFLQKNGWGFMQGLVLNDENKLDEIVKKSLKKGVLVLKSGKNIIRFLPALNISKKEIKQGFERFESSLIEILKEEKRK, encoded by the coding sequence ATGAAAGAAGATGAATATTTATTGCCTTTATACAAAAGATTAGATGTAAGTTTTGTAAAAGGGAAAAAATCTATTTTATATGATGAAGAAGGAAAAGATTATGTCGATTTTACATCAGGAATTGGTGTAAATAGTTTAGGATATGCAAATAAAGAAGTTGTAAAAACTATAAAAGAACAAGCAAAAAATATTTTACATACTTCAAATATTTATCGAATAAAATCACAAGAAAAATGTGCAAAAAAAATAGTTGAATTAAGCAATCTTGATATGCAATGTTTTTTTTGTAATAGTGGAGCAGAATCAAATGAAAGTGCTATTAAACTAGCTAGAAAATATGGAAATACAGAATTTGCTAAAGCAAAATATAAAATTATTACTATAAAAAACTCTTTTCATGGGCGAACAATTGCTACTTTAAAAGCAACAGCCCAAGAAGATAAACATAAATTTTTTGGACCATATCCCGAAGGATTTGTTTATGCAAAAGATATAAATGAAGCAATAACACTAATAGATGAAAGTACAGTTGCCGTGATGCTTGAATTAATTCAAGGTGAGGGCGGAATATTTATGCAAGATGTTCACAAAATAAAAGAGTTGGAAACTATCTTAAAAAGTAAAAAATTGCTTTTGATTATTGATGAGGTACAAACAGGAGTTTATAGAAGTGGTAACTTTTTGATTTCCCAATATTTTGGAATCAAACCAGATATTATAACTTTAGCAAAAGGCCTATCGACTGGTATTCCAATAGGAGTTATGATGACAAGTTTAAAAAATATTTTTAAAGCTGGTGACCATGGTTCTACTTTTGGTGGAAATCATATGTCAACTACAGTTTGCACTAAAGTTTTAAATATTTTAGAAGAGTATTCAAATAGTGGAAAGTTAGAAGTAAATATAAAATATTTCAATAACTATTTACACTATTTTGTAGATAAATATCCATCTTTATTTTTACAAAAAAATGGTTGGGGATTTATGCAAGGACTTGTTTTAAATGATGAAAATAAACTTGATGAAATAGTAAAAAAATCACTAAAAAAAGGTGTTTTAGTTTTAAAATCAGGGAAAAATATAATCAGATTTTTGCCTGCTTTAAATATCTCAAAAAAAGAGATAAAACAAGGTTTTGAAAGATTTGAGAGTTCATTAATAGAAATTTTAAAAGAGGAAAAAAGAAAATGA
- a CDS encoding MOSC domain-containing protein, whose amino-acid sequence MSKKIANVLYVKVGIVTTTKLENSKRQELISGIKKYPIEKSYLTKTGFKDDFQADLLHHGGENKALFLFSELTYEKINSFFSDSFDMTDMAYFGENIILSDICEKDICVGDVLQIGESLVQITQPRQPCWKLSANTNKKIMTKFIFDSGLTGWYAKVLEEGFICKDDEVILQTRKNPNLTIEKLNQLMINPMLDENLTQEALNCEDLGKAFLTSLEKRYKLKDKDEQFSHYHT is encoded by the coding sequence ATGAGTAAAAAAATTGCAAATGTTTTATATGTAAAAGTTGGAATTGTAACTACTACAAAACTGGAAAATAGTAAACGTCAAGAGTTGATTTCAGGTATAAAAAAATATCCAATAGAAAAATCATATCTTACAAAAACAGGTTTTAAAGATGATTTTCAAGCTGATTTACTTCATCATGGTGGAGAAAATAAAGCTTTGTTTTTGTTTTCAGAACTCACATATGAAAAAATAAACTCTTTTTTTAGTGATAGTTTTGATATGACAGATATGGCTTATTTTGGAGAAAATATTATCTTATCTGATATTTGTGAAAAAGATATTTGTGTTGGAGATGTACTGCAAATTGGAGAAAGTTTAGTTCAAATAACACAACCAAGGCAACCTTGTTGGAAATTGAGTGCAAATACAAATAAAAAAATTATGACGAAGTTTATTTTTGATAGTGGTCTTACAGGCTGGTATGCAAAAGTTTTAGAAGAGGGATTTATTTGTAAAGATGATGAGGTTATTTTACAAACAAGGAAAAATCCAAATTTGACAATTGAAAAATTAAATCAATTGATGATAAATCCCATGTTAGATGAAAACTTAACACAAGAAGCTTTAAATTGTGAAGATTTGGGAAAAGCATTTTTAACATCACTTGAAAAAAGATATAAATTAAAAGATAAAGATGAACAATTTTCTCATTATCACACATAA
- a CDS encoding Crp/Fnr family transcriptional regulator, whose translation MFFELTNEEIELFKKIGQIKSYDEGAILFYENEKANNFYIILSGFVKGGIFENKREKIFHYFFPRMFIGEISFLEEKNYALSAKFVTNGKAVVISRTSLNNSNFSKDELNKIFQRAMISKVRFLQRTISTITSVNTKVKCAMFLLEHKTYLQYISITEMSSLLNTTRESVSRAISFFIEYKAIKKNKNEIIILNEEFLETFIKFQENDLDFI comes from the coding sequence ATGTTTTTTGAATTAACAAATGAAGAGATAGAACTTTTTAAAAAAATTGGACAAATAAAAAGTTATGATGAAGGTGCTATTTTATTTTATGAAAATGAAAAAGCAAATAATTTTTATATCATTCTTTCTGGATTTGTAAAAGGTGGAATATTTGAAAATAAAAGGGAAAAAATATTTCATTATTTTTTCCCTAGAATGTTTATAGGAGAAATCTCTTTTTTAGAAGAAAAAAACTACGCTTTAAGTGCAAAGTTTGTGACAAATGGAAAAGCAGTAGTTATAAGTAGAACTTCGTTGAACAATTCAAATTTTTCAAAAGATGAATTAAATAAAATCTTTCAAAGAGCGATGATAAGTAAAGTAAGGTTTTTACAAAGAACTATTAGTACAATCACTTCTGTAAACACAAAAGTAAAATGTGCAATGTTTTTATTAGAACATAAAACTTATTTACAATATATTTCTATAACTGAAATGTCTAGCCTTTTAAATACCACACGTGAATCTGTTTCAAGAGCTATTAGTTTTTTTATTGAATATAAAGCTATTAAAAAAAATAAAAATGAAATAATAATTTTAAATGAAGAATTTTTGGAAACTTTTATAAAATTTCAAGAAAATGATTTAGATTTCATTTAA
- a CDS encoding aldose 1-epimerase family protein — protein sequence MTFELKNDFLKVKINSFGAELNSLQKIDNSCEYIWQANSKYWARHSPILFPIVGRLKEDSYFYKDKKYSMSQHGIARDKEFEVVNKKENFIEFRLCSDEKSFEIYPFSFELYLSYKLEKSSLIISYKVVNKSDEKILFSIGAHPAFNWTLDENEKKEDYFLEFEVDKIKRYFLDEKGLLFKSDDLKLENNKLFLNEELFKDDALVFEDSNIKQVVFKSVKNEKFIKVNFDNFPYLGIWSKPSGAPFLCIEPWFGVADDKNSNQKLEEKKGINSLKKDEEFFCFYSIEI from the coding sequence TTGACCTTTGAGTTAAAAAATGATTTTTTAAAAGTAAAAATCAACTCATTTGGTGCTGAATTAAATAGCTTACAAAAAATAGATAATAGTTGTGAATATATTTGGCAAGCAAATAGTAAATATTGGGCTAGACATTCTCCTATACTTTTTCCAATAGTTGGAAGACTAAAAGAGGATAGTTATTTTTATAAAGATAAAAAATATAGTATGTCACAACATGGAATTGCCAGAGATAAAGAATTTGAAGTTGTAAATAAAAAAGAAAACTTTATAGAGTTTAGACTTTGTAGTGACGAAAAGAGTTTTGAAATTTATCCTTTTTCTTTTGAGTTGTATTTATCGTATAAACTTGAAAAAAGTAGTTTGATTATCTCCTATAAAGTTGTAAATAAAAGTGATGAAAAAATCCTTTTTTCAATTGGCGCTCATCCTGCTTTTAATTGGACTTTAGATGAAAATGAAAAAAAAGAAGATTATTTTTTAGAATTTGAAGTTGATAAAATAAAAAGATATTTTTTAGATGAAAAAGGACTTCTTTTTAAAAGTGATGATTTGAAGCTTGAAAATAATAAATTATTTTTAAATGAAGAACTTTTTAAAGATGATGCTTTGGTATTTGAAGATTCAAATATCAAACAAGTTGTTTTTAAAAGTGTTAAAAATGAAAAGTTTATAAAAGTAAATTTCGATAATTTTCCATATTTAGGTATTTGGTCAAAACCAAGTGGTGCACCTTTTTTATGTATAGAACCTTGGTTTGGAGTTGCTGATGATAAAAATTCAAATCAAAAACTAGAAGAAAAAAAAGGAATAAATAGTTTAAAAAAAGATGAAGAATTTTTTTGTTTTTACAGTATCGAGATTTAG
- the blaOXA gene encoding class D beta-lactamase → MFKKISVLFFLIISANLFAEDLELKKIFDEKKVEGTIVIESLNKKKIYIYNDERADSFFSPASTFKIPNTLIALKEGVVNKDSIIVWDKKVREFDSWNKNQTLLSAFKNSCVWCYQEFASKIGVEKYKKYLEDIDYGNKTLGDDVKNFWLDESLKISAFGEIKFLKRLYLNDLPFKKEDMELLKEIMIDEKNDNYIIRAKTGWEGKYGWYVGYVETKDDVWFFALNIDTNTKEDLAKRKAITLEALKTEGIIN, encoded by the coding sequence ATGTTTAAAAAAATTAGTGTTTTATTTTTTTTAATAATTTCTGCAAATCTTTTTGCAGAAGATTTAGAACTAAAAAAAATATTTGATGAAAAAAAAGTTGAAGGTACGATTGTAATTGAATCTTTAAATAAAAAAAAGATTTATATTTATAATGATGAAAGAGCAGATAGTTTTTTTTCTCCTGCTTCAACGTTTAAAATTCCAAATACTTTAATCGCTTTAAAAGAAGGTGTTGTAAACAAAGATTCTATAATAGTTTGGGATAAAAAAGTAAGAGAATTTGATTCGTGGAATAAAAATCAAACTTTACTATCTGCTTTTAAAAACTCTTGTGTTTGGTGTTATCAAGAGTTTGCTTCAAAAATTGGAGTTGAAAAATATAAAAAATATTTAGAAGATATTGATTATGGAAATAAAACTTTAGGTGATGATGTAAAAAACTTTTGGTTAGATGAGAGTTTGAAAATCAGTGCTTTTGGTGAGATAAAATTTTTAAAAAGATTGTATTTAAATGATTTGCCTTTCAAAAAAGAAGATATGGAACTTTTAAAAGAAATTATGATTGATGAAAAAAATGACAATTATATCATAAGAGCAAAAACTGGATGGGAAGGTAAATATGGTTGGTATGTTGGTTATGTTGAAACAAAAGATGATGTTTGGTTTTTTGCTTTAAATATAGATACAAATACTAAAGAAGATTTAGCAAAAAGAAAAGCAATCACTTTGGAAGCTTTAAAGACAGAAGGAATCATAAATTGA
- a CDS encoding DEAD/DEAH box helicase, protein MSFSKLGLCSEILRAIKEEGYTTPTPIQAQSIPVILSKKDVLAGAQTGTGKTAGFTLPLLQRLTKSTSKDSKYPKALILTPTRELAAQVAQSVETYGKYLPFKSAVIFGGVGINPQKALLKKGVDIIIATPGRLIDLISQDSLNLSKIEFLILDEADRMLDMGFINDIKKILAILPKQRQNLLFSATFSTEIKKLADGLLKSPILIEVAKANSTSHKVQQIVHHVDRERKKELLIHLINKNDWKQVLVFTRTKHGANKLSEALIKENITSAAIHGNKSQGARTKALDDFKEGKVRILVATDIAARGIDIDQLPHVINFELPNVAEDYVHRIGRTGRAGNEGVAISLVCIDEHEYLFGIERLIKQKIKKIEVAGFKVNPNIKAEPIGNKGNRSKSNTNQKENPKKHFGKKKDESSSIKSKSKNRFDSKKNEPSSNTSKNRRTNSRFKNN, encoded by the coding sequence ATGTCATTTTCAAAATTAGGTTTATGTTCAGAAATTCTTCGTGCAATTAAAGAAGAAGGATATACAACTCCAACTCCTATACAAGCGCAATCTATTCCTGTAATTTTATCAAAAAAAGATGTTTTAGCAGGTGCTCAAACAGGTACGGGAAAAACAGCTGGTTTTACACTTCCATTGCTTCAAAGATTAACAAAATCAACTTCAAAAGATTCAAAATATCCAAAAGCTTTGATTTTAACTCCCACAAGAGAACTTGCAGCTCAAGTTGCACAAAGTGTAGAAACTTATGGAAAATATCTTCCTTTTAAATCAGCAGTAATTTTTGGAGGAGTTGGAATAAATCCTCAAAAAGCTCTTTTAAAAAAAGGTGTTGATATTATTATTGCAACTCCAGGAAGATTGATAGATTTAATCTCTCAAGATAGTTTAAATCTATCAAAAATTGAATTTTTGATTTTAGATGAAGCAGATAGAATGCTTGATATGGGATTTATAAATGATATTAAAAAGATTTTAGCAATTTTGCCAAAACAAAGACAAAATCTACTTTTTTCGGCAACTTTTTCAACTGAAATAAAAAAATTAGCCGATGGTTTACTTAAATCTCCTATTTTAATTGAAGTTGCAAAAGCAAATAGCACTTCACATAAAGTTCAACAAATAGTTCATCATGTTGATAGAGAAAGAAAAAAAGAGCTTTTAATTCATTTGATTAATAAAAATGATTGGAAACAAGTTTTAGTTTTCACAAGAACAAAACATGGTGCAAATAAACTAAGCGAAGCTTTAATAAAAGAAAATATAACATCTGCTGCAATTCATGGAAATAAATCACAAGGTGCAAGAACAAAGGCATTGGATGATTTTAAAGAGGGAAAAGTAAGAATATTAGTTGCAACTGATATTGCTGCAAGAGGAATTGACATAGACCAACTTCCTCATGTAATAAATTTTGAATTACCAAATGTTGCAGAAGATTATGTTCATAGAATTGGAAGAACAGGGCGAGCTGGAAATGAAGGTGTGGCTATCTCTTTAGTTTGTATAGATGAACATGAATATTTGTTTGGAATTGAAAGATTAATTAAACAAAAAATTAAAAAGATTGAAGTTGCAGGATTTAAAGTAAATCCAAATATTAAAGCTGAACCAATAGGAAATAAAGGGAATAGAAGTAAATCTAATACAAATCAAAAAGAGAATCCAAAAAAACATTTTGGAAAGAAAAAAGATGAAAGTTCATCTATAAAATCAAAAAGTAAAAATAGATTTGATTCTAAAAAAAATGAACCTTCATCAAACACTTCAAAAAATAGAAGAACTAATTCTAGATTTAAAAATAATTAA